The DNA window TCCAGAAGTACGCACATTACTCCAAATAAACTTAGATAATGCCATGGAGGCTGACGCAATCTTTGAACAACTAATGGGAGAAGAGGTAGAACCTCGCCGTCTATTTATCGAAGAAAATGCTGTGTATGTGAAAAATTTAGATATATAAGAATGTGTGTTGACTGGAGGTCTTTAGGATGTCAGAAATACCGAATAAAGGTGTCAAGGGGATCAATATTAGTACAGAAATGAAAACATCATTTCTGGACTATGCAATGAGCGTAATTGTATCCCGTGCATTACCAGACGTTCGTGACGGGCTAAAGCCTGTACATCGTCGAATTTTATATGGAATGCAAGAGTTAGGAAATACACCAGATAAGCCCCATAAAAAATCAGCTCGTATTGTAGGAGATGTAATGGGGAAATACCATCCACATGGTGACTCCTCTATTTATGAAGCAATGGTGCGCATGGCGCAGCATTGGAGTTATCGCTACATGTTAGTGGATGGACACGGAAACTTTGGATCCGTAGATGGTGATGCAGCAGCCGCAATGCGTTATACGGAATCGCGTATGTCTAAAATTGCAATGGAATTATTACGTGATATAAACAAAAATACAATTGATTATAAAGATAATTACGACGGACAAGAAAAAGAACCTGTTGTTTTACCGAGTAGATATCCCAATTTACTTGTAAACGGAGCTTCTGGAATTGCTGTTGGTATGGCAACAAATATTCCTTCTCACAATTTAGGAGAAGTAGTTGATGGTGTATTGGCCCTGTCTGAAAATCCAGCAATCTCCATCGAAGAATTAATGACTATTATTCCAGGTCCAGATTTTCCTACAGGTGGGATTATTTTAGGTAGAAGCGGCATTCGTCGTGCATACGAAACTGGTAGAGGCTCTGTGTTAATCCGGGCAAAAGTAGAAATCGAACAAAAAGCGAGTGGGAAAGAAGTTATTATTGTTAAGGAATTACCTTACCAAGTTAACAAAGCTCGACTAATTGAAAAGATTGCTGAATTAGTTCGCGATAAGAAAATTGATGGGATTACGCATCTTGCAGATGAATCTGACCGTAACGGAATGCGGATTGTCATTGAAGTTCGTAAAGATGCAAATTCAAATGTTTTATTAAATAATTTATATAAACAAACCGCTTTACAATCAAGCTTCGGAGTAAATATGCTCGCGCTTGTAGACAATCAACCAAAAGTGTTGAACATAAAAGAAATGCTTTACCATTACTTAGAACATCAAAAAGTGGTTATTCGTCGTCGTACACAATTCGAACTGAATAAAGCAGAAGATCGTGCACACATTTTAGAAGGTTTACGAATTGCTCTTGATCATATTGATGAAATCATTACATTAATTCGTAGTTCTCAAACAGGAGAAGAAGCGAAAAATGGTCTGATGGAGAAATTTAATTTATCAGAACGTCAAGCACAAGCGATTTTAGATATGCGCCTGCAACGTTTGACTGGTTTAGAACGCGATAAAATTGAAGATGAATACAATACATTACTCAAATTAATAAGTGACCTTAAATTTATCTTAGCGAATGAGTATAGAGTAATTGAAATTATACGAGAAGAGATTACTGAAATTAAAGATCGATTCTCAGACAAACGCCGAACAGAAATTGTTGCAGGAGGAGCAGAAGTTTTAGAGGATGAAGATTTAATTCCTGTGGAAAATTCTGTACTTACTTTAACAAACAAAGGCTATATCAAGCGATTACCTGCTAATACGTATAAGAGTCAAAAAAGAGGTGGTCGTGGAGTACAAGGGATGGGAACAAACGAAGATGACTTTGTAGAGCATCTATTGTATACATCTACACACGATACTATTTTATTCTTTACGAATAAAGGGAAGGTATATCGTGCAAGAGGATTCGAAATTCCTGAATATGGTCGCACAGCAAAAGGACTACCGCTTATTAACTTGTTAGCTGTTGAGAAAGATGAACAAGTTACGGCAATGATTCCGATGTCATCCTTTGAAGAAGATAGTTATTTTATCTTTACAACGAAGTATGGTATTACAAAACGTACTCCAGTATCGGGCTTTGCACATATCCGAGCAAATGGTTTAATTGCTATTTCGTTACGTGAAGAAGATGAGTTAATCGCTGTTCGTTTAACTGACGGAAAGAAACAAATTATTATTGGTACACGCCAAGGTAAATTAGTACGATTTGAAGAAACGGATATTCGTTCAATGGGTAGAACAGCGGGTGGAGTAAGAGGTGTTCGCTTAAAAGACGATGATTACGTAGTCGGTATGGAAATTATCGAATCTGATCAAGAAATCTTAGTTGTTACCGAGAATGGTTATGGTAAACGTACTCCAGAGTCAGAATATCGTTTACAAAGCCGTGGAGGTATGGGAGTAAAAACGTGTCAGATTACCGAGAAAAATGGGCCTTTATCTGCTGTCAAAGCAGTTGATGGCACGGAAGATC is part of the Psychrobacillus sp. FSL H8-0483 genome and encodes:
- the gyrA gene encoding DNA gyrase subunit A, producing MSEIPNKGVKGINISTEMKTSFLDYAMSVIVSRALPDVRDGLKPVHRRILYGMQELGNTPDKPHKKSARIVGDVMGKYHPHGDSSIYEAMVRMAQHWSYRYMLVDGHGNFGSVDGDAAAAMRYTESRMSKIAMELLRDINKNTIDYKDNYDGQEKEPVVLPSRYPNLLVNGASGIAVGMATNIPSHNLGEVVDGVLALSENPAISIEELMTIIPGPDFPTGGIILGRSGIRRAYETGRGSVLIRAKVEIEQKASGKEVIIVKELPYQVNKARLIEKIAELVRDKKIDGITHLADESDRNGMRIVIEVRKDANSNVLLNNLYKQTALQSSFGVNMLALVDNQPKVLNIKEMLYHYLEHQKVVIRRRTQFELNKAEDRAHILEGLRIALDHIDEIITLIRSSQTGEEAKNGLMEKFNLSERQAQAILDMRLQRLTGLERDKIEDEYNTLLKLISDLKFILANEYRVIEIIREEITEIKDRFSDKRRTEIVAGGAEVLEDEDLIPVENSVLTLTNKGYIKRLPANTYKSQKRGGRGVQGMGTNEDDFVEHLLYTSTHDTILFFTNKGKVYRARGFEIPEYGRTAKGLPLINLLAVEKDEQVTAMIPMSSFEEDSYFIFTTKYGITKRTPVSGFAHIRANGLIAISLREEDELIAVRLTDGKKQIIIGTRQGKLVRFEETDIRSMGRTAGGVRGVRLKDDDYVVGMEIIESDQEILVVTENGYGKRTPESEYRLQSRGGMGVKTCQITEKNGPLSAVKAVDGTEDLMLITINGMLIRMDVKDISITGRSTQGVRLMRLADDELIATVAKVEKEDDEEEDIEIVEESSTDEVSPTEEVNE